A single region of the Fibrobacter sp. genome encodes:
- a CDS encoding calcium/sodium antiporter, with the protein MILPIFAVIVGLVILVWSADKFVDGAVGVARFCGMSTLLIGMVVVGFGTSAPEMVVSALSALQGNPELALGNAYGSNIANIALILGVTALISPILVQRSVLKKDLPLLIGVTALSIILLMDGNVSRVDGFIFLGVFFAVMAFNIWKEKKSAAAEVPEESFSEEKPSLGKSVMWLVLGMALLVGSSRALVWGAVEIARSFGVSDLLIGLTIVAIGTSLPELASSIAAARKGEDDLAVGNIIGSNLFNTLMVVGIASTIAPMETIEHQVITRDMPLMTALTVALFLLGFRRKGDGRINRIAGVVFLLVYVGYLGMLIADATGV; encoded by the coding sequence ATGATTTTGCCTATTTTTGCTGTAATCGTTGGCCTGGTGATCCTGGTCTGGAGTGCCGACAAGTTTGTTGATGGGGCGGTTGGCGTTGCACGCTTTTGCGGAATGTCCACCCTTCTTATCGGCATGGTTGTTGTGGGCTTTGGAACCAGCGCTCCCGAAATGGTTGTGTCCGCATTGTCTGCCTTGCAGGGAAATCCGGAACTTGCCCTTGGTAACGCCTACGGTAGCAATATCGCAAATATCGCCTTGATTCTTGGTGTAACCGCCTTGATTTCGCCGATTCTGGTACAGCGTTCTGTGCTGAAGAAGGATTTGCCGTTGCTCATTGGTGTTACGGCTCTTTCCATTATTTTGCTTATGGACGGGAATGTTTCCCGTGTGGATGGCTTCATCTTCCTTGGTGTTTTCTTTGCTGTCATGGCATTTAACATCTGGAAAGAAAAGAAGTCCGCTGCGGCGGAAGTTCCCGAAGAGTCTTTCTCGGAAGAAAAGCCCTCTCTGGGCAAGTCTGTAATGTGGCTGGTTCTTGGCATGGCCCTTCTGGTTGGAAGCTCCCGTGCCCTGGTCTGGGGTGCCGTAGAAATCGCCCGCAGTTTTGGTGTCAGCGACCTTCTGATTGGATTGACGATTGTTGCCATAGGAACGTCCTTGCCTGAACTGGCTAGTTCCATTGCGGCAGCTCGTAAGGGAGAAGACGATTTGGCTGTTGGAAACATTATCGGTTCCAACCTCTTCAATACTTTGATGGTGGTGGGCATTGCCTCTACTATTGCCCCGATGGAAACCATTGAGCATCAGGTAATCACTCGCGATATGCCCTTGATGACAGCCTTGACGGTAGCCCTGTTCCTCCTGGGCTTCAGACGTAAGGGCGATGGTCGCATTAACCGAATTGCCGGTGTGGTTTTCCTGCTGGTTTATGTGGGATACCTTGGAATGCTTATTGCCGATGCGACGGGCGTTTAA